Genomic DNA from Paenibacillus sp. MBLB1832:
GGAGGTGAGCGGAATGAATAAGTGGATACGGGGAACGAACGCGACAGTCCTATCAATCGCCGCTATCGGCATTTTCATCCTTCTGACAATCTTCCTACACTCGCTGAAAGGCTTTCAGGTAGATTTGACGAAGAACAAAAACTTCACACTCACAGAACAAACGACCACAACACTTCAAAATCTGAATCAAGATATTCACGTGATCGCCTTCACGAACAGTGGAGACGGCAATGAGTTCGTCACCCGTCAGGTGTCGGATATGATGGCGGAGTATAAGAAGCGCAGTGGCAAAATCACGTTCGACGAGTACGATATGCTCAAACAGCCTTCCATGGCCAAGCAATACGGGGTGGATCAAGGCGGAACGATTATTTTCGAGCTGGGTACCAAAAAGCAAAATATCAACTACTATGAACTGTTTAACGGGCAACAGGACGGTTCATATACGTTCTCGGGCGAAGAGAAATTTACGCAAGCGATTCAAAGTCTGACATCCACAGAGAAGCACACGGTTTATCTGCTCTCAGGTCATCAAGAGTACCCGGGAACAGCGATGAGTATATTCAAAAGCAGCCTGGCAGCTGCAAATTATGACGTCAAGGATTTGAACCTTTATGTGGAAGGCAAAATCCCAGATGACGCCCAAATGCTTATGCTGCTTGGACCGCAGAACGACCTGAACGATAAGGAAGCGTCACTCATTCAGGAATATTTGAAGGGCAAGGGCAAGATTTATATCGCCCTGGGCTTCAACAAGGATATGTCGACCAAATGGAAAAACATTGACGCGATCATGAATTCGTTTGGTGTTAAAGATCAACATGCGATCGCAATTGAAGCGAAGCAAACGTCCTTGTACGATCCTTTAACGATTATCCCGCAATACGGATCACATGATATTACGAATAAGTTGTCCAGCAATAATTTGATCACAATGCTTTCATTAGCAGTGACGTTGAATACGGATGAAAGCGCGCCGGATTATACGAAATCGCTGTTGTTGACCACAACGGATAAGGCTTATGGCGAAACGGATATCAATGGGCTGGCACAGTCCAAAACGAAGCAGGATGCGACCGATGTCAAAGGACCACTCAACTTGGGTTATGCGGTTGCGGATAAAGATAGCAAGCCGAAGGCTGTTATTCTTGGCGGTTCGACTTTTGTGCTGGATCAAGATATTCAGAATCAGGGGAATAAAGATTTTGCACTCAACAGCATCAGCTGGCTGCAAGAGCAGAAGGATCAGATTACGATCCGTCCGCGCAAAGGGGACGCGTATCAACAAGCGATGATTACGCCTAGCCAAGCAAACACCATTTTCCTCGTTACGATCGTGATCTTGCCGCTTCTGTTCCTGGTTATTGGCGGTTTGATCTGGTGGAGGAGGAGAAGAGGATGAAACGGTTTATTCCCACGATTCTGTTAGTCGTCCTATGTATTGGCGGCTTCTGGTACGCCTCAACCAAGGACTTCTTCCAAGAGAAGAAAGATGAACCGAAGTCCCTTCTGACCTTGAAGCAAGAAGAAGTGCAAGCCATCTCGCTATCTACGGAAGGCGGACTGACGCTACTGAACCGCACAACCAATGGATGGGATATGCAAAAGCCGCAAGCGGCGCCAATCAATGCGAACCAAGTGGATGCTTGGCTAGATGCGATAGGTCTCGTGACATCGACCAAATTGGTTGACGAGCAGGCGACGAATCTAGTCGAATACGGCTTGGATAAGCCAGTCGGCACCTATGAAGTCACCATGAAGGATGGCTCGAAGAAAGGCTTGCTCGTCGGAACGGCGCTGCCGATCCAAGGCTTCTCCTACGTGCAAGTGGCAGGTGCTCCTGCCGTGTATCAAGTGAGTGATCAACCGTTGACCTCGCTAAAGAAAGCTCCTGTGGATTTCGCGCAGACGAGTCCGATTCAGCTTGAGAACGACAAGGTGCAAAGTGTCAAGTTGACATGGAAGGGCCAGTCGTGGACGCTCGCCAAAAGCGATAAGGATAAGGTCGCTGCAGATGCGAGCTGGAAGCTGGGGGATAAAGAGCTCAAGGGCGCAGACGCAAGTCCGCTGCTGGATCAGCTGATCTTCCTGCACAGCGCAGAGCTTCCGCAAGCGGCCGCTGCGAAGCCGACGACAGGCGGAGAGCTTAAGCTCGAGATCGCCTTGACCGTAGATGGCAAGGACGTGACCGACGTCTACGAAGGCAAGAGCAGCGGCGATCAAATCTGGCTGGCTAAGCAAGGCGGGCAATGGGCTTATGCGCTAACCGCCGAAGACATTCAAAAATTAGCAGATGCCTATGCGGGGAAACCTGCTCAGCCTGCATCGTAATAACTAAAACTAACTGCTCCATACAGCCGTGTGCTGGGATGGGGCAGTTTTTTTGTTCAATCGACATAAAACGGCATAATTTGGGAAAAATAAAGGTAGGAAAGGAGGAGATGTGCCCATGTACAACGCGCAAGACAATCAAGGCAACGGACAGATTTCAGGTAAAGAGCTTTCGTATGTGACCGATACGTTTAAGAATGAAGAGTTACTAGCGAAGCTTTGTATCCAAGGTGCAGTGAACAGTCAAAGTCAGTCTTTGAAGAACGCATTAACTCACCTTTCGCAGGAGCGCATGCAAAATATGAGTATCCTGATCAATAGCCTTCAGCAGCAATCTGGCATGACACACTAATCACGAAGAAGGAGGTGCAATCAACATGTATCAACAACATTCGCAATCGAACGAGAATGCAACGCAAGTTCATTTGCAAGATTTGGACTATGCGAACTTCGTCTTATCCGAATTGAAACGCAGTGCGCGTGAATACACGACAGCCGCCTTGGAGGCAGCGAATCCAGGCATTCGGCAGACGTTTGAAACGCTGCTGCAGCATACCTTAGATGATCAGATGCTGATTTTCCAAGAAATTCAAAAGCTAGGCGGATATGCGACCCAGCCAGCCCAGCCGATGATGATTCAGCAAGAGCTGCAGAAGATGAGCCAAACCTCGCTGCAGGTGCAATCTCTTGTGCAAGAGCATGAAGGAAGTACAGCCACAGCAAGTTATGTTCAACAGGAGAGGGGGATCCAAGGATCCGCCCAGCAGAACATGCAGCAGCAACCTCCATCCTATCCGACATACACCCAACCGATGAATCAACAGTCTCATTCGCAAACGGAGCAGAATGAAGTGGCGGCTATCCACCAAGCGCCTACAGCTTTCCAACCTGTGAATTATGCGAATCAATTCCCTAATGCCGTGTACAACAGCAATCAGCGGAGTCAAGGCATCGGGGTGAATGCGATTCAGCATGCCTCACAGCCTGTTTCGTATAGCACACCGCCAACGCAAGGTAGGGGCTATCAGGATCAAAGTCATGCACCATCCAACTTTGGGCAAGCCTCACAAGAGCGTGGCTATGCGGCTTCCTCTCCACAGCAGGGTGCGAGCATGGGCGGTCCAGGCCCAGGATTAGGATCAGGCAGACCGCAGGCGCGCATTATTTCTCGCAATCAGCCAGGTCAGCCTTACACCACAGATGAAGGTTCATCGAGGCATCGGCCGCAGCATGGCGGTAAATATAGCTTTTAAGAACTACCCATCAACAGAAGAAGTCAAAACCGAGGCACCCGCATGACGATGGGGTGTCTTTTTCGCGCACGCAATCATGTCCCGCTATTTTTATAATTGTGGAATGTAAACGGCTTGGCACACATATATAAGAATCATAGGATGTCCAAACTTAGGGAAAAGGGAGTATCGCTCATGAAAAAAACATGGATGTATGGAGTGGCGACTTTAGTAGTATTAGGAACTCTAACAACAGCGTGCAGTTCCAAAGATGAGGTCATCCCCTCTGGCGTGACGGGAGCGAAGGATGCGGGAATCGCGACCGTAGCTCAAAGCAAATCAGACACAAGCTCGAAGACTGTTGCGACAGCAGCGAAGCCTGCCATTGACGCCAATTATAAGGTGGATGGGAAGAACGTGACGATTACGTACCAAACAGCCAATTTCAAATTATCCGAAGTTGACATGAACAAAGCGAATGTACAGGGAGAGGGGCATCTCCACCTGTATGTGGATGGCAAAATGAAAACGATGACTGGTAAGACAGGACCTTTAGTCCTGCAAAATTTAACTCCAGGCACACATGAAGTGAAGCTTGAACTTCAGCAAAATGATCATAAAGAGCTCAATGTCGAGAAAATTTTGAACATCACAGTAAAATAGTGAACATTTGTTCGTATACAGCCAAAATGAATCGCCTCCATAAGTGAGGTAATCCTTGGTACATATTTCTTCGAAAGACGGGCTAATAGCCCGTCTTTTGTCATTTGACAGCTATGTACACGTAGCATAGACTGTTCATAGTATGGCACAACTGCCGCTTAATCGGAGGGAAACCATTGATCGTCGATATACGCAAGTGGAAGCATGTTTTTAAACTGGACCCAGATAGGGATATCTCGGATGAGGCCCTGGATCGCCTGTGTTTATCAGGCACGGATGCCATTCTCGTTGGAGGCTCTTCAGGCGTCACCTTTGATAATACGGTAGATCTCTTAGCGAGAATTCGCCAATATGAGGTGCCTGTTGTCTTGGAAATTTCCAATCAGGAAGCAATTGTACCTGGATTCGATCTCTTCTTGATCCCGGTCGTACTGAACGCCGACGATCCTAAGTGGATCGTAGGGCAGCACCATGAAGCGCTCAAGGAATATGGCGCCTTATTGAATTGGGATGAAATCGTAGCGGAAGGCTACATTATTTTGAATAAAGAGGCGACAGCCGCTCAGCTGACGTCGGCTCGAACGGACTTGGATGCCAAAGACGTTGCTGCCTATGCCCGTATGGCGGACAAGCTTTTTCACATGCCTATTGTGTATGTGGAATACAGCGGTGCCTTCGGGGATATGGAGCTCGTCCGTCGGACGCGTCAAGTGCTGGAGCATGCCCGTTTATTCTACGGTGGAGGCATTGACTCCATAGAGAAGGCTGCTCAAGCGGCAGAAGCCGCGGACACCATCGTTGTCGGCAATATCATCTATAGCGACTTGGAGCAGGCGCTTCAGACCGTTAACGTGAACGCGAATTTTGATAGAAATGGAAGGTAATCCTAACGTGAATGAAACTGTCAATATTTTAGAAGCGATCAAAAAGTTGAACCCCCAGCAGCGCAAAGCCGTCGAAGCCGTCGATGGACCTCTCTTGATTATGGCTGGAGCGGGAAGCGGTAAGACGCGCGTGCTCACGCATCGCATTGCGTACCTGATCGGAACGCGCAAGGCGGCGCCGTGGAACATTTTGGCCCTCACCTTTACGAACAAAGCGGCGCGCGAGATGCAGGATCGGGTAGGCAAGCTCGTAGGCGGAAGCGGCAGTGACATTTGGGTGTCTACCTTCCACTCCATGTGCGTTCGCATGTTGCGCAAGGACATCACACGGATTGGTTTTACCTCCAATTTCACTATTCTGGACTCAGGCGACCAGCTTTCTGTCATTAAGGCCTGCTGCAAGGAATTAAACATTGATACGAAAAAATATGAACCGAAGACGTTCCAAGCGGCGATATCCACTGCCAAGAACGAACTTGTGACGCCGAAACAATTTGAAGATAAAATCGGGGACTACTTCGACGGGCTGACTTCGAAAATTTATACCCTTTATCAGAAGAAGCTCAGAAGCAACAACTCCTTGGATTTCGATGATTTGATTATGGCGACAATCCAGTTGTTCAAAGAAGTGCCGGAAGTGCTGGAATTTTACCAAAATAAATTTCAATACATTCATGTCGATGAGTATCAAGATACGAACAGAGCACAGTATATGTTGTGTCAGATGATTGCCGCGAAACATAAGCGCATTTGCGTGGTAGGGGACAGTGATCAGTCTATTTATCGCTGGCGTGGCGCGGATATTAGCAACATCCTTAACTTTGAGCAGGATTATCCCAATGCGACAGCGATTCTGTTAGAGCAGAATTACCGTTCGACCTCGAACATTTTGCAGGCAGCGAACAAGGTCATTGCGAATAACACAGGCCGTAAGCCGAAGAATCTATGGACGGACAAAGAAGGCGGCGTCGGGATTAAGCTGTTTCAAGCGGATTCCGAGTATGAAGAAGGCTACTTCGTTACGAACGAGATTAATAAGAATAAGTCGAATGGCAAACGATTCGGCGATCACGCCATCCTGTACCGTACGAATGCACAATCACGGGTGATCGAGGAAATTCTGATTAAATCGGATATTGCCTACACGATCGTCGGCGGGGTCAAGTTCTATGATCGCAAAGAGATTAAAGATATTTTGGCGTACTTGCGTCTCATCTCCAACCCGAATGATGATATCTCCTTGAATCGGATTGTCAATGTGCCGAAGCGGGGGATCGGGGACACCACGATGGACAAAGTAGCGGATATGGCCGCACGCAGAGGGCTTTCGCTGTTCGCGATGTTGGAAGAAGTGGATTCGCTCGAAATCAACACGAAGGCTAAGCATGCGCTTGCTGATTTCCGTGAAATGGTTGATAACCTCAACCGCATGGTGGACTACCTGTCTGTAACGGAGCTAACGGAGAAAATTCTTGAAATGTCGCAGTATCGCCTCGAAATGCAGCGCGAGAACACAATTGAGTCGAAGGCTCGTCTTGAAAATATTGAAGAGTTCCTGTCCGTGACCATGGACTTTGAGAAACGCAATGAGGACAAGTCCCTCATTTCCTTCTTAACCGACCTGGCCTTGATCGCAGATATCGATACCTTGGACAAGGACAAGCCTGAAGAAGAGCAGGATGCCGTTGTCCTCATGACGATGCACAGTGCCAAAGGGCTCGAATTCCCTGTCGTGTTCATCATCGGGATGGAAGAAGGCGTCTTCCCGCACAGCCGTGCTTTCGCCGATAACGAAGAGCTTGAAGAGGAGCGCCGTTTGGCCTATGTCGGCATCACGCGCGCCGAGCAAGAGCTGTTCCTCACGTGCGCCCGCATGCGCACGCTCTTCGGCCGCTCTGCCGCTAATGCGCCGTCGAGGTTCCTTCAGGAGATTCCGACGGAACTCCTGGAAACCGTCTCCGCTGGCGGCTCCAGCGGCGGCTTCTCCCGAGGGGGCCGTTCCGGCGGCTCCTCGTCCTGGAGCAGCGGCAGCGCCGCTGCATCGAGCCGTGGCACATCCACCGGCTCATCAACTTGGGGCACGCCGTCCTCCTTCGGGGGACGGCCTAGCGCTAGTGCAGGCGCTGGGGCCGCTGCGCCAAGCCCTGCGGCCGCGCCGAGACCGGCTGCGTTCCGGGCTCCGCAGCCTGCCGCAGGCGGCGCGGTGTCGGACTACAAAGCTGGCGACCGCGTTTCGCATGGCAAGTGGGGCGTCGGCACCGTCGTGTCCGTGAAAGGCTCGGGCGATGACACCGAGCTGCAAATTGCTTTCCCTGCGCCGAATGGCTTGAAGCGCCTGCTTGCGAAGTTCGCTCCGATCACGAAGGTGTAGGAGCAGTTCCTTTAAGTCTTTACGCTTGTACACCCGTCCAAATTCCCATTGAGAGAGGAAGAGCCCGTCATGTCCGATAAACTCGCGGCAATGAAAACCCTCATCCAAGAAATCAATACACATAATCACAATTACTATACGCTGGATCAACCTACGATCTCTGACGCCGAGTGGGATGCGCTGTACGATAAATTAACGAAGCTGGAGCAGGAGACAGGCGTCATTCTGCCAGCTTCACCTACACAGCGAGTAGGCGGCGAATTGCTTAAGGGTTTTGAACCGCACCGCCATTTAGCTCGCCTTTGGAGCTTGGACAAGGCGCAGAACGCCGAAGACTTACAAGCTTGGCATACGCGTGTCCTGAAGCTGATTGCCGATTACAATAGCAAAAACTCAGAAACACCGCTGCCCGACCCTTCCTACGTGGTTGAATTGAAGTTTGATGGTCTGACCTTGAACCTTACTTATGAGGGCGGTCAACTCGTTCAAGCATCTACACGTGGAAACGGGACAGTTGGCGAGGGCATTTTGGCGCAAGTCAAGACGATAAAGTCGATCCCGCTAGAGATCCCTTATGATCAAGGGACGATCGAGGTTCAGGGCGAGGGTATCATGTTCCTCTCTGTCCTTGAGAAGTACAACGAGACCGCCACAGATCAGCTCAAAAACGCTCGAAATGCAGCAGCAGGCGCCCTGCGTAATCAGAATCCTAAAATAACCGCAGAACGCAAGCTAAACGCTTTCTTCTATAACATCGGTTACTCCGATAACATTCAGTTTGAAAATCATGCCGATATGGTGCAGTTTCTGCGCGATAACCTGTTCAAAGTGAGCAACCGCACACGTTATTTTGCTACGATTGAAGAAGTGAGTACGGAGTTAGAGAAGCTTGCTGAGGAACGCTCCAGCCTCGATTTCCTCATTGACGGAAGCGTCGTGAAGCTGACGGATATGCGAACCCGTGAGGTGCTTGGCTATACGGAGAAATTCCCGCGCTGGGCGATTGCTTACAAGTTTGAAGCGGAGGAAGCGACGACGACGCTCCAAAGCGTATCTTGGGAAGTGGGCCGCACAGGCAAAATCACACCATTAGCACGCGTCGAAGCGGTTGATCTGGCTGGCGTTACTGTACAGAACTGTACGCTTAACAACATTGGCGACATTGAGCGCAAAAACCTCAAACACGCCCTTGGCTCTCTCGTCTACATCCGCCGCTCCAACGACGTCATTCCTGAAATTCTCGGCAAGGTGACCGAGGAGAATGACGGCGAAGAAATCGTGGCCCCGACGCATTGCCCGTCCTGTGGCAGCGAGCTGGAAATGCGCGGCGCGCATCTCTTCTGCCCGAACCGACTCGGCTGCTCGCCGCAGCTCGTGGGCCGGATGGCGCATTTTGCTTCGCGCGATGCGATGGACATTGAATTTTTCAGCGAGATGACCGCTTCTCAATTGCATCAAGAGCTGGGTGTCCGCGATCCTGCGGATCTGTACACCTTGCAGTTCGACGATCTCGTCAAGCTCGATCGCTTTGGCGAGAAGAAGGCGCGCAACCTGCTTGGCGCCCTCGATAAGAGCAAAAACCGCGATCTTGCGTCCTTCCTGTATGCCCTTGGCATACCGAACTCAGGCAAGACCACAACCAAAGTGCTCGCCGACCACTACCGCAGTCTCACTCGCATTATGGAAGCAACGACCGAAGAGCTTATCACGCTTCCCGATGTGGGCGGCATTGTCGCCGAAAGCATTCATTCCTTCTTCCGCGACCCTGTCATGGTGTCGAGCATCGAGCGGATGCTTGCCGCTGGCGTCAACCCCGTGGCAGAGGAAGCGCCAGTTATCGTGGCCAGCGAGGATAATCCTTTCTTCGGCAAAACGATCGTGCTCACTGGCACGCTTTCCACCATGGGGCGCGACGAGTGCGCGAAGAAGCTGGAAGCGCGCGGCGCGAAGATTACAGGCAGCGTCTCTAAGAAGACCGACATCGTAATCGCTGGCGAAAGCGCAGGCAGCAAGCTGACCAAAGCGCAGGAGCTGGGCATTCGTATCATTGACGATGAGCAAGAGTTGCTTCAACTGCTAGGCAAAGTCTAATTTAGAAATGAGGGAACGTGCCATGCCTGCCTTACATATCGTGAACGGAGACAGTTTTGGAAATAAACTGCGCGCATCGGGCATTGATGGTGAGATACTGGTGTGGCGGGAGTCGCTTTATGAGGGACCTATCGGGATGCACATGTCAGATAGCGTCCTTTTGTCTTTGCGGGCTTCCTATATGAATCACTGTTATGGCATACCTGAGAACTTGTTTACAAGCGGCACACTTCATCAAGAAGCCTTACTGAACAAGGCATCTAGCAGCGCCGACGAGCTTGTCCTGTGGTTTGAGCATGATTTATATGACCAATTGATGCTCTGTTATCTGCTCTCGAGACTTATGGACCGGCCATACCAGACATCATTAGTTAGCATGGATCATTTCCCAGGCGTGTGGCCTTTTTATGGCCTCGGCCAGTTAACTATCGATCAAATTCGTACGTTACACGGCACATGGATACCCATTCTTGAGGACCAGCTGCATCTCGCTCGAAAAGTATGGTCAGCCTACTCGGCTCCTGAGCCTTTGCCTATGGCTTCTATATTAGAAGAAGACTTATCTGTCCTGCCCTATCTCAAAAAGGCCTTAACGGCCCACACAGCACGCTATCCTTCTGTTCAAAATGGCTTGTCCGCCATCCAAGAGCTGATTCTCTCGCTGCTTAGGGACGGAGAGCTGTCGCTGCTCTCCTTATTCTCTCAAGTGAGTGCTGAAGCCAGTGGCTATGGCTTAGGTGATTTGCAGTTCTGGCACATCTTAGATCAGATGTGGCATTGCGATTATCCGCTGCTTCGAATAGCGGGGGCAACGGAGCTGCCGAAGTATGGCGAGGCATTGCCGCCGCAGTTTGATCAAGTTTGTGCAGGATTGACGGAAGTGGGCCGACTTGCCGCCACAGGAAAAGCTGACCATATCTCTCTGAACGGAATCGATGATTGGATTGGCGGCGTTCGCATGCTAGGTAAAAAGGATATCTGGCGCCGAATATCAGGTTCAATAGGCTTTTCTAAGTTGTAAGATAATGGCATTGAAAAGATGCTTGCATTTCGTTTTGAAACCTGATAATATATGTTCTTGTCACCGCAAGAAGCGATGCATTAACGCTTTAAACGGTAACGCACTAAAGCTCCTTGAAAACTGAACAAATGAATGATGTATATCAGCAAATTCAGTCACGCAAGTGACTACAATTGAGATTGCAAATCTCGCTAGCAAGTAATGAGCAAGTCATCTTTCTTTTATGGAGAGTTTGATCCTGGCTCAGGACGAACGCTGGCGGCGTGCCTAATACATGCAAGTCGAGCGGATCACACCTTCGGGTGTGGTTAGCGGCGGACGGGTGAGTAACACGTAGGCAACCTGCCTTCAAGATCGGGATAACTATCGGAAACGATAGCTAAGACCGGATAGCTGGTTCTCTCGCATGAGAGAATCATGAAACACGGAGCAATCTGTGGCTTGAAGATGGGCCTGCGGCGCATTAGCTAGTTGGTGAGGTAACGGCTCACCAAGGCGACGATGCGTAGCCGACCTGAGAGGGTGAACGGCCACACTGGGACTGAGACACGGCCCAGACTCCTACGGGAGGCAGCAGTAGGGAATCTTCCGCAATGGACGCAAGTCTGACGGAGCAACGCCGCGTGAGTGATGAAGGTTTTCGGATCGTAAAGCTCTGTTGCCCTAGACGAACAGCAGGGAGAGTAACTGCTCTCTGTGTGACGGTATAGGAGAAGAAAGCCCCGGCTAACTACGTGCCAGCAGCCGCGGTAATACGTAGGGGGCAAGCGTTGTCCGGAATTATTGGGCGTAAAGCGCGCGCAGGCGGTCATTTAAGTCTGGTGTTTAATCCCGGGGCTCAACCCCGGTTCGCATTGGAAACTGGATGACTTGAGTGTAGGAGAGGAAAGTGGAATTCCACGTGTAGCGGTGAAATGCGTAGAGATGTGGAGGAACACCAGTGGCGAAGGCGACTTTCTGGCCTATAACTGACGCTGA
This window encodes:
- a CDS encoding GldG family protein, translated to MNKWIRGTNATVLSIAAIGIFILLTIFLHSLKGFQVDLTKNKNFTLTEQTTTTLQNLNQDIHVIAFTNSGDGNEFVTRQVSDMMAEYKKRSGKITFDEYDMLKQPSMAKQYGVDQGGTIIFELGTKKQNINYYELFNGQQDGSYTFSGEEKFTQAIQSLTSTEKHTVYLLSGHQEYPGTAMSIFKSSLAAANYDVKDLNLYVEGKIPDDAQMLMLLGPQNDLNDKEASLIQEYLKGKGKIYIALGFNKDMSTKWKNIDAIMNSFGVKDQHAIAIEAKQTSLYDPLTIIPQYGSHDITNKLSSNNLITMLSLAVTLNTDESAPDYTKSLLLTTTDKAYGETDINGLAQSKTKQDATDVKGPLNLGYAVADKDSKPKAVILGGSTFVLDQDIQNQGNKDFALNSISWLQEQKDQITIRPRKGDAYQQAMITPSQANTIFLVTIVILPLLFLVIGGLIWWRRRRG
- a CDS encoding DUF4340 domain-containing protein, with protein sequence MKRFIPTILLVVLCIGGFWYASTKDFFQEKKDEPKSLLTLKQEEVQAISLSTEGGLTLLNRTTNGWDMQKPQAAPINANQVDAWLDAIGLVTSTKLVDEQATNLVEYGLDKPVGTYEVTMKDGSKKGLLVGTALPIQGFSYVQVAGAPAVYQVSDQPLTSLKKAPVDFAQTSPIQLENDKVQSVKLTWKGQSWTLAKSDKDKVAADASWKLGDKELKGADASPLLDQLIFLHSAELPQAAAAKPTTGGELKLEIALTVDGKDVTDVYEGKSSGDQIWLAKQGGQWAYALTAEDIQKLADAYAGKPAQPAS
- a CDS encoding spore coat protein, which translates into the protein MYQQHSQSNENATQVHLQDLDYANFVLSELKRSAREYTTAALEAANPGIRQTFETLLQHTLDDQMLIFQEIQKLGGYATQPAQPMMIQQELQKMSQTSLQVQSLVQEHEGSTATASYVQQERGIQGSAQQNMQQQPPSYPTYTQPMNQQSHSQTEQNEVAAIHQAPTAFQPVNYANQFPNAVYNSNQRSQGIGVNAIQHASQPVSYSTPPTQGRGYQDQSHAPSNFGQASQERGYAASSPQQGASMGGPGPGLGSGRPQARIISRNQPGQPYTTDEGSSRHRPQHGGKYSF
- a CDS encoding DUF6130 family protein; the encoded protein is MKKTWMYGVATLVVLGTLTTACSSKDEVIPSGVTGAKDAGIATVAQSKSDTSSKTVATAAKPAIDANYKVDGKNVTITYQTANFKLSEVDMNKANVQGEGHLHLYVDGKMKTMTGKTGPLVLQNLTPGTHEVKLELQQNDHKELNVEKILNITVK
- a CDS encoding heptaprenylglyceryl phosphate synthase, which codes for MIVDIRKWKHVFKLDPDRDISDEALDRLCLSGTDAILVGGSSGVTFDNTVDLLARIRQYEVPVVLEISNQEAIVPGFDLFLIPVVLNADDPKWIVGQHHEALKEYGALLNWDEIVAEGYIILNKEATAAQLTSARTDLDAKDVAAYARMADKLFHMPIVYVEYSGAFGDMELVRRTRQVLEHARLFYGGGIDSIEKAAQAAEAADTIVVGNIIYSDLEQALQTVNVNANFDRNGR
- the pcrA gene encoding DNA helicase PcrA, whose amino-acid sequence is MEGNPNVNETVNILEAIKKLNPQQRKAVEAVDGPLLIMAGAGSGKTRVLTHRIAYLIGTRKAAPWNILALTFTNKAAREMQDRVGKLVGGSGSDIWVSTFHSMCVRMLRKDITRIGFTSNFTILDSGDQLSVIKACCKELNIDTKKYEPKTFQAAISTAKNELVTPKQFEDKIGDYFDGLTSKIYTLYQKKLRSNNSLDFDDLIMATIQLFKEVPEVLEFYQNKFQYIHVDEYQDTNRAQYMLCQMIAAKHKRICVVGDSDQSIYRWRGADISNILNFEQDYPNATAILLEQNYRSTSNILQAANKVIANNTGRKPKNLWTDKEGGVGIKLFQADSEYEEGYFVTNEINKNKSNGKRFGDHAILYRTNAQSRVIEEILIKSDIAYTIVGGVKFYDRKEIKDILAYLRLISNPNDDISLNRIVNVPKRGIGDTTMDKVADMAARRGLSLFAMLEEVDSLEINTKAKHALADFREMVDNLNRMVDYLSVTELTEKILEMSQYRLEMQRENTIESKARLENIEEFLSVTMDFEKRNEDKSLISFLTDLALIADIDTLDKDKPEEEQDAVVLMTMHSAKGLEFPVVFIIGMEEGVFPHSRAFADNEELEEERRLAYVGITRAEQELFLTCARMRTLFGRSAANAPSRFLQEIPTELLETVSAGGSSGGFSRGGRSGGSSSWSSGSAAASSRGTSTGSSTWGTPSSFGGRPSASAGAGAAAPSPAAAPRPAAFRAPQPAAGGAVSDYKAGDRVSHGKWGVGTVVSVKGSGDDTELQIAFPAPNGLKRLLAKFAPITKV
- the ligA gene encoding NAD-dependent DNA ligase LigA produces the protein MSDKLAAMKTLIQEINTHNHNYYTLDQPTISDAEWDALYDKLTKLEQETGVILPASPTQRVGGELLKGFEPHRHLARLWSLDKAQNAEDLQAWHTRVLKLIADYNSKNSETPLPDPSYVVELKFDGLTLNLTYEGGQLVQASTRGNGTVGEGILAQVKTIKSIPLEIPYDQGTIEVQGEGIMFLSVLEKYNETATDQLKNARNAAAGALRNQNPKITAERKLNAFFYNIGYSDNIQFENHADMVQFLRDNLFKVSNRTRYFATIEEVSTELEKLAEERSSLDFLIDGSVVKLTDMRTREVLGYTEKFPRWAIAYKFEAEEATTTLQSVSWEVGRTGKITPLARVEAVDLAGVTVQNCTLNNIGDIERKNLKHALGSLVYIRRSNDVIPEILGKVTEENDGEEIVAPTHCPSCGSELEMRGAHLFCPNRLGCSPQLVGRMAHFASRDAMDIEFFSEMTASQLHQELGVRDPADLYTLQFDDLVKLDRFGEKKARNLLGALDKSKNRDLASFLYALGIPNSGKTTTKVLADHYRSLTRIMEATTEELITLPDVGGIVAESIHSFFRDPVMVSSIERMLAAGVNPVAEEAPVIVASEDNPFFGKTIVLTGTLSTMGRDECAKKLEARGAKITGSVSKKTDIVIAGESAGSKLTKAQELGIRIIDDEQELLQLLGKV
- a CDS encoding DUF1835 domain-containing protein, which translates into the protein MPALHIVNGDSFGNKLRASGIDGEILVWRESLYEGPIGMHMSDSVLLSLRASYMNHCYGIPENLFTSGTLHQEALLNKASSSADELVLWFEHDLYDQLMLCYLLSRLMDRPYQTSLVSMDHFPGVWPFYGLGQLTIDQIRTLHGTWIPILEDQLHLARKVWSAYSAPEPLPMASILEEDLSVLPYLKKALTAHTARYPSVQNGLSAIQELILSLLRDGELSLLSLFSQVSAEASGYGLGDLQFWHILDQMWHCDYPLLRIAGATELPKYGEALPPQFDQVCAGLTEVGRLAATGKADHISLNGIDDWIGGVRMLGKKDIWRRISGSIGFSKL